The uncultured Mailhella sp. genome segment GCGCAGTCTGCTGGAATCAAAGAGAAAATCCTGAAGATAGCTCGCCACGTGACGCGGTTCGCCGTTGATGGTCACTCTGTCGTTGCCTTCGGCCACGTTGTCCATCACGCTCTTCTCGTCGTCCAGCGAGTCGCGGAGCTGATCGAAATAGGCGATCTGCAGTCCCGTGCCGAGGCGCACCGTGCCGGAGGTGGGCGCAAGCTCCCCGAGCAGCACGCGCAGAAACGTGGTCTTGCCCGCGCCGTTGTCGCCGATGAGGCCTATCTTTTCGCCGCGCTGAATGATGACGTTCGCATCTTCAAACACCTTGTAGCCGTCCGGCCAGACAAAGGACACGTTCTTCATCTCGGCCACCAGCTTTCCCGACTTTTCCGCCTCCTGCACGTTGAGCGTGGCCGTGCCCATTCTTTCCCGGCGGGCGGCGCGCTCCTCGCGCATCTTCATGAGCTCGCGCACGCGCCCCATGTTGCGGGTGCGCCGCGCCTTGATGCCCTGGCGTATCCACACTTCCTCCTGCGCGAGTTTCTTGTCGAACGCGGCGTTCTGCATGTCTTCCGCGTGCAGACGCTCCTCGCGGCGCTCAAGGTACGTATCGAAGCCGCAGTCGTAGCTGTAGATCTTGGCTCGGTCGAGCTCCGCCATGCGCGTGGCAAGCCGCCGTACGAAGGCGCGGTCGTGGCTGATGAACACCAGCGTGCGCGACTGCCGGGCCAGATACTCTTCCAGCCAGCTGATGGTGCTGATGTCCAGATGGTTGGTGGGCTCGTCGAGAAGCAGCACGTCCGAGGCGATGAGCGCCCGGGCCAGCGCCACGCGGCGGCGCGTTCCGCCCGAAAGCGTGGAGAAGTCCGCCTCCGGATCCAGCGCGAGACTGTTGATGACGCCGAGCACTTCGCCGTGCCGCTCCCACACCTCGCCGTGTTCCATGACGAGATCCGCCTCTCTGGCCAGATCGGGCGGCAGAAGATCGCGCCTGTCCGACGCGATGAGGTGCGCCGCGGCCAGCAGATGCCCTTCCTTGCCG includes the following:
- a CDS encoding ATP-binding cassette domain-containing protein, which encodes MALLSIQDASLTLGNRQLLDHTEIFVEQGDRLCIVGRNGVGKSSLLSVLAGRLPLDAGERHEEPGLRIGYVQQAVPDHWKGSVFSVTADALGKEGHLLAAAHLIASDRRDLLPPDLAREADLVMEHGEVWERHGEVLGVINSLALDPEADFSTLSGGTRRRVALARALIASDVLLLDEPTNHLDISTISWLEEYLARQSRTLVFISHDRAFVRRLATRMAELDRAKIYSYDCGFDTYLERREERLHAEDMQNAAFDKKLAQEEVWIRQGIKARRTRNMGRVRELMKMREERAARRERMGTATLNVQEAEKSGKLVAEMKNVSFVWPDGYKVFEDANVIIQRGEKIGLIGDNGAGKTTFLRVLLGELAPTSGTVRLGTGLQIAYFDQLRDSLDDEKSVMDNVAEGNDRVTINGEPRHVASYLQDFLFDSSRLRTPVGLLSGGERNRLLLAKLFTRPSNLLVLDEPTNDLDAETLELLEEMLASYKGTVIVVSHDRAFLDELVTGTIALEGDGKVREYVGGYTDWLRQRQKPEEKKVSSSRETWKENAPKKRRLSYKEQREQESLLKEQADMPARLDALEKEQKALEEALADPDLFSRDPDAFNAKIARLPQVEEEQLALLERGDEIEARLRELEI